A stretch of DNA from Diospyros lotus cultivar Yz01 chromosome 14, ASM1463336v1, whole genome shotgun sequence:
AATGCCTCTTAAGCAATAAACAAACATAGGAAGATCTAAGcaaatcaaatgaaaagaaCGATAAATAAACCATAATTATAATGAGAGGATGATAATAACAATGCTACAGCTCAGCAACAGAAAGAACCAGGAAGAGCCCGCCGTACAAAATCTCCTGGAATGCTCCAAACTACAAACACTCAGCGTTAAATCAACTAATAACCTCACAAGTACAAAAATTCCAAATATTAAGCATACAAGAAAGACTGCAATTCCCTTGTTCTCCATATATATCTGATTCTCCTGAACCTTTTGGACCTCCGACCTGCGTTTAAACGCAGCTGTTAAGAATCGCATCTCACCCATGTCAAAAAATGAATAGGAGTAACCAAGTGGAAAGGGAAGAAGGACCATGAATGAATTTGCAAATAATTGATGAGTCTTCAGGTATACTAAATTACAATTTAAGGGATAAAATAGACGTTTAAAGGCTGATACACGAAAACCTAAAACCCTTCATTGTTCCAGATGGCTCCAAGTGATATGTGGATAGCATTGCAATGTGGTGCTAAACTAAAGCCTTTCTGAGAGTGTGCGTGTGTGGGTGGGGGGGCGCGGGGCGGGGCGCACATTAGCTTTGATTAGGTGAAATTTGGTGGCAGATTATACAGGTCCCACAATGAAGTCTAGTCTGGTTTGTCCAGGAGTATGTTATAATCTAACAAAGCGGTTGCTTCTAACACAGACGTGGCGGTGAGTGGGGAGTTGTCTCTTCCTCTTTGCTATCTCCCCTTCTGACCTAGCTGATTCTTGAGGTTGGTGATATAAGGCTGCAAGTGACGCGACCTTCATGCTGAGGGCTCTATAAGCCTTCAGCTTTGGTTGGAGGAAAGGACATGGCTGCGTAACTGTCTCTGCTAGATGTCTAGCAGCTTGGAAAAGACTAAGAGAAGCCACACAAGTTAAGATTGATCGTGTAGACCATGCACTGAGATTGCACGCTTACACATATTTTCACTAAATGCTCCTCTGGCACAGGGTCTTGAACGTCCACCGCCATCTCTTGAACACACCCAACATACAGCAATTTTTCTGTCTAGTGGATCAACGAGCGGTTATATGCTCGTCCATACAAAACAACTCATGGAACTTCTGCGCCATTAAAGTCTAGGACGATATTGGGGAAACCACCAAGTTGGAATACCATGTAAATCCTTTGCCAATTAGTTCTGGAAGAGTTCCCTCAACCATATTGAACCCAAAGATCACAGTCTCTATGAATCACACGTTCAGCTCATTCAcaattttgttgtatttgtCAAACTGATTGAGCTTTGAAACTATTTATCCTTCTAAATACAGAACATTTGCCGCCCCTCTAGAGAAGGCAAGCAtaagggggtgtttggcttagtggtttgaccgcttataagctatCAATGAAGCTTAAACGCTGTATAActtatttagttaaatatttgttaaaaattaaagagtttcAACGCTGTCAAGTTTAAATGTTGCCAAGCTTAAATTCTATTTGACAGCATTTTAAAAAAACTCCCCCTCCCAGCTTTTCTCAAAACGCTGCCACCTCCCTCAATCTCCTTGTCGCCTCCATTTCGCCGCCTCTAGCCCTATCGCCGTCACCGCCTCTCGCCTCCAGCTCCTCCATCATTGCTACTGCCTCCAGCTCCTCCATTGCGGCAGCCGCCtccctccatctccttctcatCGCCTCCAACCCCATCGTCGTTGCCACCTCCAACCCTTCCATCGTAGCCGCCGCCTCCTGCCTCTAGCTCTTCCATCGCTGCCTCCAGCTtccataatataatatatttttaataattatattaatatattttttaataatcgcatataatttatcaacatataaTGATACAATTTTTGTCAGTtaaacatcaatttataatttatttttattaaaaattaatatttgtatgaattttatttgtattattcagcaatatgtctattttaattttttttgttaagttttgataGCTTATCAACTTCTTTAAACTAAACATGTAACTATATAAATGACAgcttaaaatacatttatctaaatacgttatcaacttaaacactagTCAACTTAAAAGCTTTACATAGTTTTTAAGTAAAAAGACTTAAAAGCCATCTtaaaaaagggtaagccaaacatCCTCTAAATCTCACTCTAGTAATGCTTTAGGTTGCTTTTTCTGAGCAAAAATTGTGCAAAATTGTGCAAATTGCTCTTGAAATTGTGCGAGTCTCCCATATGTCTCCAGTAGAAGATGTCAGGGGAGCAGCAGCTAAAGCAGCTCCTTAGGTAGGAATCACAATGGATGGGACTAGAGGGCTCACTGTGTTGTGGATGACCCCGATCCCCATTACAGTGTTGGCTCAGAATTCTAGTCTATTGAAGGGGGTTTCTTGGGATTGTTGGGGGCCGCGCCAAAGGGCCAAGGTAGTTTCCATAAACTTTTTCTGGGTTCTTGTTCCATGTCTATTTGTTCAGGTAGACCATGCAATCAATATGGCTATTGGTAATAAGCAATTGGTACTTTTCTCAGGAAAGGAATCCAGTGAGCATGTGAGAGCCTCAACAAATTCCATGCTGGTTTGGGATGTAAGAGTTACATTCTTGTGAGGCGACGTGATCTCATGAATACCTGGATCAGAATACAAGGGACTAAAGGGGACACTGTTTGGCTGGGAAGCATGGGTGACCCTGAGCCTTCTTGCGGTTTGGCTCAGAATTCCACTCCATTAAAGAGGGTTTCTTGGGACTGTTGGGAGCCCATGCCCTGGGCATTTAGGGGTCAAGATAGCTTCCACTATCTTTTTCTGGGTTCTCTCCTTTTGCATATCTATTATTTCAGCTAGACCATACAATCAATATGGCCTCTCTAGCGGTAATAGGCAATTGATACTCTTCCTTAGGAAAGGAATCCAGAGAGCATGTGAGAAGCTCAACAACTTCCATGTTGGTTTGGGGATATAAGAGATACATTCTTATGAGGTACACGCTTTTGTGAATACCTGGATCCTTATAAAGCCAACAGTGTGAGGTGGAGAGACATTAAGTAGTTAGTTGTCACACACCAGGGCACAAGCTTGCACTGCTTTTCCTTGATGCACAATTCTCACTCTCAAGGCATGTTGAAACAACTTTATATGAGGGAAGGAGCATGTCTCAACAAAACCTTGAAGCTTACCCTCCAATCTACAAGTTGGAATCCCAAGCAGAGAAGGTTAGGGAAATGCTTACTCTATCGCATCCTAAGTCTTAAAGAGATGGTCCCTGGCACAATGGTGGCAGCAATCTTTTAACTCAAATGGAGAGCCATCAAGCCTATATTGCTCAAACCACTTCTATTTAAGGAGCTGAGCTACACAAACCACAGCTTCAAGGGTCCAGCAAGCCAAGTGTCACCTCATTAACCTGGCAAGCATCCTGACAACAATCAGTAGCGGGTGCATGGGGCACTTGAGAGTGGCTATCCACAATTACATTTTGAAACAACAATATTAAATGATCAGGTAGGTTAATGCCTAAGGATGAGCAACAGAAGTGATCTATGCATTGAAGAGCTAATTAAGAGGTTTagttaaaaagaagaaagatctcTATATTATTCATATAAACTTGGAAGCATGCGATAAGGGTCTTAGAGACTTAATATGCtgggttttgaaaaaaaaaaatcataaataaatgtattgtaATGATACCAAGCCATGTATGAAAGAAAGAGCCACAAAGAAATTAGCCATTTCCTTTAACTTCATACTTGTGCCAAACATTATCTTTAACCCTCATCTTTTAGCATTACATGTGGACAAATTAAATGGATATGTACAAGACAAAATACCATCAACTACATTATTggttaatcaaattatttagtAAAGAGGTTTTCAGATAAATAGAACAGAAACTGAATACAAGGAATGTACTTCAATGTAGTCATTAATAAAGCCCAAGAAGTACCTAACCAATTTTGATGCCTAGGCTCAATAGTAGGACAGAGAGGTTGGTTCAAATCTGAGTCATACAATTAAGGCTAGATGGACTAAATAGATAACtacttcatatattttatgtcattgACATAAACCTGTGAGATTAAAAgaagaatttgataaaaaggTTATAACCTTACATTAtggtaaaaaaataaacaagttcATATGtataatagatttaaaataaaagaagagaaatcaaTCAAGATGATTTAGTTGTGTCTAACAAAAACCAATTTATGTATTGAGCAGGAGATGCAACGatactaaaattttaaacaatgtTAGGGAACATACagatacataaaattaatttaagttgattCCAATAGAGTGAAGCGAAGAAAATGGGTCACGTAGCCAATTAATAGGAAAATTATTTAGCAGAGTTTATTGAGTAAAACTTCTTAGTGAAAAAGATGAgtagatttatgaaaaaaaggaaaaaacatgaacataaaatctcaatttctgTTTCAGAAATCACTAAttcataaacaaattaaatttttggaCATTAAGAAATTCTTGGCATTATAAAGCCTAAAGGAGCCAGTACTAGCATATATAATCCTACTTAATTTCTTACTTATTTGTTCACTAGTAAATTTTTTGAATGATGGATACGCACGAACCTGCCGTAAAAAAATGTGTCCTCCAAGTGCCGAATATAACTCGTTGGTTTTAGAAGAGTGAGAAAACATAGAACACATGCCTAACAAGTTTGCATACACACACTACATCTTAGAAGTATCATTCTTCGTTTGatattctctttcttcttttccctaGGTTCATCAATAAAAAGAAGCAAATCCTCAACAGCACCATTCTATTGAAACATATCTCTGCCAGTACTAGTATCACTGACTGGTATGGGATGATTCAGTTTTGGCCCTATTTGTGTCTCTTTGCATTTTCTTGGCACTTTAATCACAACCATAGTAAGGGCAGTACAAAGTTCCCATCAGAATAACAAACCCCTTCCTCAGTCACTATCATAAAGGggaaaacaagcacaataaaACATCCTCATATATgcacaaaatagaaaacaagaaGACTTCATTCAATGGGTGCTTAATCAGAATATCtaatttgaagaattgagaggtATGCTCAGCAAATCATTAGAATAACTATGATACATGCAAACTGAAAGCAACagaaaggaaatagaaaaaCCTGAGAACAGCATTATCTGTGAATATATTATCTAACTGCATGGACACAAGAGACTTCCAAGAAATAAGATCACCAACTTCCTTATTCTGCAAAAGTAACAGACATGTTATAGAGCATGATAAGCATTAAccagttaattaattataaattggCAAGACAACCGTACATCCTAATGCAACAAGGAATTCACCTACCACGACCTCCTTCTTATCAAGAAAACTCTTCATGTCCAATCTGATCTTCTCCAAAATgacatttctttctccaatttGTTCGTCAAATTCGTTGAAAATGTTGCCATACCTGGAATTTAATTCTTCTACATATCGTTCCAAAACTGATAAACTTAAATCTAAATTTCTAACTTTCTGCATTAGTATCTTCAGAACAGTGTCCCCAGGCATTCTTCCAGTCTGTTGATGATGTATTTCTTCAACTGGATTGGGCACATTCATAACAGAAACTCCACGTTTTGCATCAGCGTTTTCTGGAGCAGGTTCAGTTTCCTctttaacattaatattagtattaAGATCACTCTCAATGGACCCTGGGGGGGAGGACATTGATTTCTGCTCACCACCTCGTTCCTCAGATACAAACAAATTATCCTGAACAGACATCAGATCCTCAAGCATCCTCTCAACTGCATCAACTCCATACACTTCCATGACACTCAGTGTGCAGTAGAACTCTGTACCATAGTGTGTCAGAAGATTCAATTTGAGATATCTAGCCCACTTTGGCTCCTGAAGAACAAACCTCTGTGCATGTTTCACATTGGCAGCAGTGAAATTACCAAGTTTGACCCATGTATTAGTTGGATAAATGGTGCTGCCAAGCAgctcaaattctttcaaattagACGAGTGATGCTCAAAATTTGCTATTTCAATAGTATCAACCAAGGTTTCTTCTGAAAGTTCTATGACAACAAATTTCCCCTCAGCAGAGCATGGACTTCGAAGATACTTATCCTTGTCTCTGCATAAGATATTGGCAGCACCCTTGGCTTCCTTATTATGAGCCAAGACCTTAGCTCCCTTCGAAGCAGAAGCATAATTATACTCTGTGCCACCAGGCTCCACTCTGTGTATCATGCTTCCAGCATGACCAGTTACAGATCTACTCTTGGAGTTGACTGCTTTGCTCTTGAATTCATCAAGACCCAGAAGCACAGCACGTGACAGCTTGTCATTTTTTGAAGCATCCCTTGCAGATTTTTCACCCAGATCAGTGTTCTCTAACTCTGATCGTTCTTGAGAAACTACAATATAATTTGCACTTGCTTCACTAACTTTCAGTTTTCCACTGCTGCACTTGGTTTCAGCCCCATTTGTGCACATATTCTTATTAGAACCCTCAGAATCAAATTTTAAAGGGCTTTCTCTCATAGAACAGAAGCCCTTATCAAGTCCAAGCTTATCTTCATCCCACGTTTTCACACCAGCAAGAAATTCTTGGGATCCATCTAAATTAAACGCAAACAAACACGGCAAAAGCCAGTAAGGAGAAGATACAAGCAAAATTATGAGCAATTACGTGAAATATACGGCAAGATTGAAGAAACGCGTCCACCTAAGTTCAAAGAGAGAGCAGAGTTACACGCATGTATCTGCGTGAACAAACGCCTAAAAGCACACAAATTTAAGAGGGAAAAGGATGTAAACAAGCACAACCTTCCTCCATGAAACCATCAGTCCCTTCATCATGTGTGGCTTCATATCCCATGTTTAAAGGAGAagaacagagaaagagaaagtagGCTGCTGATACACCATCCCTGCTGTTAGCCCGGACATTATTGTACCCTAAACACCAAAAAGGGTACTGCGGCAAAAATGACAGCCATTACAGTATATCTAGATTACACACACCAAAATTCCAATGTAAATGGCTGATCATTCACATGGGAAGATGAGCACACATGTGATGACTCAAGATCTAGGGGATAacgaaaaggaaagaaaaaaggagaGGTATTACACTGAATAATATTATCCATTAATCTCTCCTATAGCACTTCTATAATGGAAAGCAGATGAAAAAAGTGAAAGCAATAATTCACGTCCCCAAGGACAAAAAATTTAACTAGAAGAGTATCCATACGTGTTGGTTAGGTTAAAAGGAAAATGCAGATAGGAGTCCAGTTAAGACTGACCATTGTAACCATCACCACCACTCATTCGGATATTAAAGAGCGAAACAAGCCCCCACAGAACAACAAGCAGAGACAAAGAAACTGTATACAATCGATTCCTTCCATACATTGCCTTCTccaaacttcttcttctttgcaaaAGAGCCTTACGAGATCTCTGCATTGTGCATAAATCCAATCTGCAGCTGGTTTCCTTAAACAACTCCAATAATGAAATCCAAACGGGAATACCCTGAAATGCAAGAACTTGTCTTTATTGCCATGATAAGCATGCTAAGTCAATATAAACAAATAGATTCATATGTGTttatattatacatacatatatatcatagaATGAAAGTGAACATTATGCTTATACACGAAGGCCCAGCTCATTAAGCAGTCAGAAATTTTAGTGGGattcttggaaaaaaaaaaaagaacaagttGCGGTTGGCAGTAAAGGCAAGTATAAGCAATCtttacatgcaagaaacactctTCCGCCAAAAACCAATGGCGGAGAAGAAAATCCGCCCGTACTTCGCTATAGTCCCCTTTTCACAAATACCATGTTTTGTTCAACAAATAGaacctcaatttcatttttGATAACAAAGTGAAAAACTATGCAGCAAACAAAACCAGTGAAAGAAATATTTATGCTTCCAAATTTTGGGTTGCAGAGACTtcggagaaagaaaaagaaacaatcaagaaaaatcttAATCCGATTCTATCGCTGAATGCAAAGAATTCAGAGAAATCTTAATCCCATTCTACTCAATCCAAGGTTTGCCAAAAAGAGCAATAATAAGGAAACGGTAACGTGTGGCTAACAGAATATCTTGCATACGCAGGTGGAGATTAGAAAACGAAAAAGGAGAAAGTGAACACACGACAGACCACATGGGCGGCAGATCATGCCCCCTCAGCATGGAATCATCAAGTGTGCTCACAACAAATCACCTGATTTGAAATCGAATACCCTACGGTATATCTGCAGGCAGCCGTCTTGATTGCGATCATCAATAGCAAGCAATAGCCGTAAAACTCGAGATCAGCATAGAACGCGCCGGAAGCAGCAAATCGGGAAAATGGCGGACAGCGACGGCATCGAAAAGCCTCGAACGCCTCAGCCGATCCCTCTCCGCCTCCGCGCTGCCTTGCCGTCTCTTCCCTGATATTATAATGTccaccaccatcatcatcaccacCGCCACCATCAGTTCATCTTCATATACATTTTATACGCCATTAATGgcccacctctctctctctctctggtctTAAAAATTCGGGAAACCGTCGGTTCATCCTCTTATTAATAAATCTTCTAACACGTACAGGAGTAAACGCCAAGAACCAGAAATTTCACTGCGACAACAGTAACAGCAGGCCAGGAACCTTCTAGGGTTTCCAAAATCAACCGATGCTATGAAGAGAGATCCGATCGTcggagagagaaatcagaaatgTAAATTCTGTTTATGTAGAAATGTGACAAAAGAATGGGGTGTGATGCACGCAAAGTAGTGAAGGAATTTGAATTGAGTTGGTGATGATGGCGGAGAGAGAGCGAGATCGGGGAATGACGTGGCGATCGCGTGGGGATCAATACCGCCACTCCATGTGGATCGTTTGCCGACCGTCTGGGCTGCACGGCAATTTCACCCGCCACCCGCTAAAACCGCTTCAAACCACGCACGTTTCAACAccgcaatttttttttttttttttcattacgtgggtttaagaaaaaattacgTAATCACTGATAATAATTTAGCAGTCTTTGAGCTTTTCCTAACTCCGGTCGCTTGTGTCTTTGATTTCGACAGATTAGTCACCACGTAAGATGAGAAACGAACTCACGACCTATTGGTGTgaacataatatattatttggCCGATCACTCGACTTAtgtctttaaaaataataatttaataattttttaagtagtAGTGACCTTCGGTGAGTGAGTTTAGAATGAAAATTTATAATAGATATCTTATTcgataattatattaattaaaaaatatttataaaaaaataaaaataaataaatatagaaagggatgggattgagtctcctcttctaataaataattcactattaaatatacatgtatgcatgcatgtatgtgTGTTAcataagaaaagagagaaaataataattaacttgaatcaaatgaaattcTTAAAAGTAGAAGCTAAAAGTGTAAATGAGAAGCAATTAAGAAGGGATGGAAGATGTATTTAAGTTTGAGAGTGATAGAAATTGTATATtcaataaatgtatatgtttaaatgaaataaaacaaatattaaaaaaaatgaagtagGAATACAAGAGTTGGCCCAAACAATATCCcaataaaaaatgtcattttgtatggaagaagaaggaattttTGGACCCTCAAGGTATAAGTTAGATGACAAAAGGTCgaatgatatattggtgtagtTTGGTGGGTTGTGAGTTCGATTCTTGCCCTATACAAGAATTAAAGAGTCAATCTGCGAATTATCTCCCCCTACGTAATTGAGGACACGAGTACAAGAAATCACGCAAGAGTGGTCATTCCAAAAAAGATGACCATTGCAGTCGGAGAAGATGAATAGGTGGCTACAATGGTCATCTTCTCCTATtcaccttcatcttcttcatgttCGATTTCTCTCTTAAAGACGACTATCGTGGCCGGAGAAGACAAACAGACGGTCACGATGGTAGTTTTCTCTTATTTGTCTTTTCTCTATCTTAAAGACAACCATCGTGGCCAGAAAAAGACAAAT
This window harbors:
- the LOC127791121 gene encoding SUN domain-containing protein 4-like isoform X3, which codes for MRESPLKFDSEGSNKNMCTNGAETKCSSGKLKVSEASANYIVVSQERSELENTDLGEKSARDASKNDKLSRAVLLGLDEFKSKAVNSKSRSVTGHAGSMIHRVEPGGTEYNYASASKGAKVLAHNKEAKGAANILCRDKDKYLRSPCSAEGKFVVIELSEETLVDTIEIANFEHHSSNLKEFELLGSTIYPTNTWVKLGNFTAANVKHAQRFVLQEPKWARYLKLNLLTHYGTEFYCTLSVMEVYGVDAVERMLEDLMSVQDNLFVSEERGGEQKSMSSPPGSIESDLNTNINVKEETEPAPENADAKRGVSVMNVPNPVEEIHHQQTGRMPGDTVLKILMQKVRNLDLSLSVLERYVEELNSRYGNIFNEFDEQIGERNVILEKIRLDMKSFLDKKEVVNKEVGDLISWKSLVSMQLDNIFTDNAVLRSEVQKVQENQIYMENKGIAVFLVCLIFGIFVLVRLLVDLTLSVCSLEHSRRFCTAGSSWFFLLLSCSIVIIILSL
- the LOC127791121 gene encoding SUN domain-containing protein 4-like isoform X2, with product MVTMYPFWCLGYNNVRANSRDGVSAAYFLFLCSSPLNMGYEATHDEGTDGFMEEDGSQEFLAGVKTWDEDKLGLDKGFCSMRESPLKFDSEGSNKNMCTNGAETKCSSGKLKVSEASANYIVVSQERSELENTDLGEKSARDASKNDKLSRAVLLGLDEFKSKAVNSKSRSVTGHAGSMIHRVEPGGTEYNYASASKGAKVLAHNKEAKGAANILCRDKDKYLRSPCSAEGKFVVIELSEETLVDTIEIANFEHHSSNLKEFELLGSTIYPTNTWVKLGNFTAANVKHAQRFVLQEPKWARYLKLNLLTHYGTEFYCTLSVMEVYGVDAVERMLEDLMSVQDNLFVSEERGGEQKSMSSPPGSIESDLNTNINVKEETEPAPENADAKRGVSVMNVPNPVEEIHHQQTGRMPGDTVLKILMQKVRNLDLSLSVLERYVEELNSRYGNIFNEFDEQIGERNVILEKIRLDMKSFLDKKEVVNKEVGDLISWKSLVSMQLDNIFTDNAVLRSEVQKVQENQIYMENKGIAVFLVCLIFGIFVLVRLLVDLTLSVCSLEHSRRFCTAGSSWFFLLLSCSIVIIILSL
- the LOC127791121 gene encoding SUN domain-containing protein 4-like isoform X1; this translates as MIAIKTAACRYTVGYSISNQGIPVWISLLELFKETSCRLDLCTMQRSRKALLQRRRSLEKAMYGRNRLYTVSLSLLVVLWGLVSLFNIRMSGGDGYNDGSQEFLAGVKTWDEDKLGLDKGFCSMRESPLKFDSEGSNKNMCTNGAETKCSSGKLKVSEASANYIVVSQERSELENTDLGEKSARDASKNDKLSRAVLLGLDEFKSKAVNSKSRSVTGHAGSMIHRVEPGGTEYNYASASKGAKVLAHNKEAKGAANILCRDKDKYLRSPCSAEGKFVVIELSEETLVDTIEIANFEHHSSNLKEFELLGSTIYPTNTWVKLGNFTAANVKHAQRFVLQEPKWARYLKLNLLTHYGTEFYCTLSVMEVYGVDAVERMLEDLMSVQDNLFVSEERGGEQKSMSSPPGSIESDLNTNINVKEETEPAPENADAKRGVSVMNVPNPVEEIHHQQTGRMPGDTVLKILMQKVRNLDLSLSVLERYVEELNSRYGNIFNEFDEQIGERNVILEKIRLDMKSFLDKKEVVNKEVGDLISWKSLVSMQLDNIFTDNAVLRSEVQKVQENQIYMENKGIAVFLVCLIFGIFVLVRLLVDLTLSVCSLEHSRRFCTAGSSWFFLLLSCSIVIIILSL